A genome region from Solanum pennellii chromosome 12, SPENNV200 includes the following:
- the LOC107006179 gene encoding uncharacterized protein LOC107006179 codes for MREAKVEKLMNLKQGSITVREYSLMFVKLSSYTTSLVSNCRDGMNRILTAINGVLEEECWYAMLHNNMDLSMLMVHVQQVENNQKKRGVRDARSLKPHDKEGPNNGRNMNNFGRSTTPKGGRTEPKRGNGGEMQRPKKVCAKYGRANSGEYRQGPNVCFGSSKNEHMVKDCPWERGQAGGNDQPGPNPQDAAAAEPPKRNNFYALREG; via the exons atgagggaggccaaggttgagaaGTTAATGAACCTTAAGCAGGGATCCATaacagtcagggagtattccttGATGTTTGTCAAACTGTCCAGCTATactacttcccttgtatctaactGCAGGGATGGGATGAACAGGATCCTCACAGCAATCAACGGAGTTTTGGAGGAGGAGTGTTGGTATGCGATGCTCCAcaataacatggacctctccatgttgatggtgcatgtccagcaggtagagAACAACCAAAAAAAGAGAGGCGTTCGTGATGCTAGGAGTCTTAAGCCTCATGATAAGGAAGGTCCTAACAATGGCAGAAACATGAATAACtttggc aggagtacaacacctaaGGGAGGAAGAACCGAGCCCAAgaggggcaatggaggtgagatgcagcgtccCAAAAAGGTTTGTGCTAAGTATGGTCGTGCTAACAGTGGAGAGTACAGACAGGGCCCTAATGTTTGCTTCGGTTCCAGTAAGAACgagcacatggttaaggactgcCCATGGGAAagaggtcaggctggaggtaatgatCAGCCTGGGCCTAATCCACAGGatgcagcagcagccgagcctcctaagaggaacaatTTCTACGCCTTAAGGGAAGGTtag